One Kaistella polysaccharea DNA segment encodes these proteins:
- a CDS encoding carbonic anhydrase, with the protein MKKSYERIFENNKKWLEAQLVENPDFFKTLSATQTPEYLYIGCSDSRVSAEEMMGMKPGELFVHRNIANVVNTLDMSSTAVIQYAVEHLQVKHIIVCGHYGCGGIKAAMTPEDMGLLNPWLRTIRDVYRLHQAELDAIEDEQKRYDRLVELNVQEQCINVIKMACVQEEYLIDEYPIVHGWVFDMKSGKIIDLEIDFESILKDIQKIYNLTASNWVMSRKNNQNLK; encoded by the coding sequence ATGAAAAAATCCTACGAACGTATTTTTGAAAATAACAAAAAATGGCTGGAAGCCCAACTGGTTGAAAATCCAGATTTTTTTAAAACCCTTTCGGCGACCCAAACTCCGGAATATCTCTACATCGGCTGTTCAGATAGTCGGGTTTCTGCCGAGGAAATGATGGGAATGAAGCCGGGCGAACTCTTTGTTCACCGCAATATTGCGAATGTGGTGAATACTTTAGATATGAGTTCTACCGCTGTAATTCAATATGCCGTGGAACATCTACAAGTGAAGCATATCATTGTGTGTGGCCATTATGGTTGTGGTGGAATTAAAGCTGCGATGACGCCGGAAGATATGGGTCTTCTAAATCCGTGGCTAAGAACAATTCGTGATGTTTATCGTTTGCATCAGGCTGAATTAGATGCAATTGAGGATGAACAAAAACGCTACGACCGATTGGTAGAACTAAATGTTCAGGAGCAATGCATCAATGTTATCAAAATGGCGTGTGTTCAAGAGGAATATTTGATTGACGAGTATCCTATTGTACATGGTTGGGTTTTCGATATGAAGTCCGGAAAAATCATCGATCTGGAAATTGATTTTGAAAGCATACTGAAAGACATTCAGAAAATTTACAACCTCACGGCTTCAAATTGGGTGATGAGTCGGAAAAATAATCAGAATTTAAAATAA
- a CDS encoding serine acetyltransferase yields the protein MSDHSTLQKDFYRESGQWLSTFQMWKKCFSPNLHFIYLLRTTQKHPKNTFLGKLLRIILRHYQIKYGFQIYPETQIGEGFYLGHWGALVINPKTKIGKNCNIAQGVTIAQANRGKNEGVPELGNEVWIGPNAVIVGSIKIGNNVLIAPNAYVNFDVPDNSVVVGNPATFSPNENATRGYINHKID from the coding sequence ATGTCTGATCATTCCACCCTTCAAAAAGATTTTTATCGCGAAAGCGGACAGTGGCTTTCCACCTTTCAGATGTGGAAAAAATGTTTCAGCCCAAATTTGCATTTCATTTATCTTCTACGCACGACACAGAAACATCCGAAAAATACTTTCCTGGGAAAATTGTTGCGTATAATTCTGCGTCATTATCAAATAAAATATGGTTTTCAGATCTATCCTGAAACCCAAATTGGCGAAGGTTTTTATTTAGGACATTGGGGAGCATTGGTTATTAATCCCAAAACGAAGATCGGTAAAAATTGCAATATTGCGCAAGGTGTAACCATCGCTCAGGCGAATCGAGGCAAAAATGAAGGAGTTCCGGAACTTGGAAATGAAGTCTGGATTGGTCCCAACGCTGTCATTGTGGGAAGCATTAAAATTGGAAATAACGTTTTAATTGCACCGAATGCTTATGTGAATTTTGACGTCCCAGATAATTCTGTAGTGGTGGGAAATCCCGCAACTTTTAGCCCTAATGAAAATGCAACTCGTGGTTATATCAACCACAAAATAGATTAA
- a CDS encoding glycosyltransferase, whose protein sequence is MKKKILIRIGSLRHGGAEKVLVTFLQNLPKDKYEIDLLLNLYSGKYLAEIPSWINVLYLNKGEMITTNRLQDLPVKAFRVLYQKILKMFPSLLYQFILKEKKYDIEFAAIHGMRDEILNSPLKLSKKIVWIHNDLKKTEFHNYTEEEFRKFFGFDKIMVISEKIEKDFKILAINEKEKQKIVRIYNPLDTEEILLKSEVGSQKLEVENLKNEVAVFVSVGTVFPQKGFDRLLKVHKQLLDEGLEHKILILGDGYDFENIKRLKEELEVSETATLLGFIDNPYPYFKKADFYILSSRYEGFPTVLFEALTLKKKIIATDVSGVREMLVDGKLGLIVENSEAGIYEGMKQALQNAESFKDYEQNLEDYKMPFNLKNSVSTIIKIIDDL, encoded by the coding sequence TTGAAAAAGAAAATCCTCATCAGAATCGGTTCTTTGCGCCATGGCGGCGCGGAAAAAGTTTTGGTGACTTTTCTGCAAAATTTACCCAAAGACAAATATGAAATCGATCTTTTATTGAATTTATATTCAGGTAAATATCTGGCTGAAATTCCGAGTTGGATTAATGTTTTGTATCTGAACAAAGGCGAAATGATTACAACCAATCGTCTGCAGGATTTACCTGTTAAGGCATTTCGTGTTTTATATCAAAAGATTTTGAAAATGTTTCCTAGCCTTCTTTATCAATTTATTTTAAAAGAGAAAAAATATGATATCGAGTTTGCAGCCATCCATGGAATGAGGGATGAAATCTTAAATTCTCCTTTAAAATTGTCAAAAAAAATCGTTTGGATCCATAATGATTTAAAGAAAACAGAATTCCATAATTACACTGAGGAGGAATTTCGCAAATTTTTCGGCTTTGATAAAATTATGGTTATCTCAGAAAAGATTGAAAAGGATTTCAAAATATTAGCCATTAACGAAAAGGAAAAACAGAAAATTGTCAGAATATATAATCCTTTAGACACGGAGGAAATTTTGCTAAAGTCGGAAGTTGGAAGTCAGAAGTTGGAAGTTGAGAATCTTAAGAACGAAGTTGCTGTGTTTGTATCAGTGGGAACAGTTTTTCCTCAAAAAGGTTTTGATCGGTTGCTGAAAGTTCACAAGCAACTTTTAGATGAAGGTCTTGAGCATAAAATATTGATTCTTGGAGACGGCTACGATTTTGAGAATATCAAACGCTTGAAAGAAGAATTAGAAGTCTCAGAAACCGCGACTCTATTAGGTTTTATCGATAATCCTTATCCTTATTTTAAAAAAGCAGATTTCTATATTTTAAGTTCCAGATATGAAGGTTTTCCCACGGTTTTGTTTGAAGCCCTAACTTTAAAAAAGAAAATTATTGCCACCGATGTTTCCGGCGTGCGGGAAATGCTGGTAGATGGTAAGCTGGGGTTAATTGTAGAAAATTCCGAAGCAGGAATTTATGAGGGAATGAAACAAGCACTCCAAAATGCTGAAAGTTTTAAAGACTACGAGCAAAATTTAGAGGATTACAAAATGCCCTTTAATCTGAAAAATTCAGTGAGCACCATCATAAAAATTATTGATGATCTATAA
- a CDS encoding DUF4298 domain-containing protein: protein MEERIKNITKMEIILNHTDELISGMEKLLKKWEQNQQDFDELMNYYTSEERGKDLEDDRLKNIPQDLPRGVLSEDAVFDTYGNRKDLCIKMIKLGVAGLE, encoded by the coding sequence ATGGAAGAACGTATTAAAAATATCACTAAAATGGAAATCATTCTGAATCACACTGATGAACTTATTTCCGGAATGGAAAAATTACTCAAAAAGTGGGAGCAGAATCAGCAAGATTTCGACGAACTGATGAATTATTACACCAGTGAAGAAAGAGGAAAAGATCTTGAAGATGACCGTTTAAAAAACATACCGCAAGATTTACCACGCGGTGTTTTAAGTGAGGATGCCGTTTTCGATACTTATGGGAACAGAAAAGATCTTTGTATAAAAATGATCAAACTGGGTGTAGCGGGTTTGGAGTGA
- a CDS encoding acyltransferase: protein MDFLYRIVLKIHAIFQEFRDKAYIEICKSRGLKVGKDVIFIEAPKFGSEPYLIEIGDRTKITANCTFINHDGAMYVIRSMEKYRDARNFGRIKIGKNCFIGNNCTILPGVEMGDNCILGAGSVLNSSTPSNSVFAGVPAKFICTIEEYGDKALINNVLYPRELEKTRGNLDAYIKENLPHTYKPVK from the coding sequence ATGGATTTTCTCTACAGAATCGTTCTAAAAATACACGCTATTTTTCAGGAGTTTCGCGACAAAGCCTATATTGAAATATGCAAATCGCGCGGCTTAAAAGTAGGCAAAGATGTGATTTTTATCGAGGCACCAAAATTTGGTTCAGAACCCTATTTGATTGAAATCGGAGATCGCACAAAAATTACGGCCAATTGTACTTTCATCAATCATGATGGCGCAATGTACGTGATTCGATCGATGGAAAAATATCGTGACGCTAGAAATTTCGGCCGAATTAAAATTGGTAAAAATTGCTTTATCGGAAACAATTGCACCATTCTTCCCGGCGTCGAAATGGGCGATAATTGCATTTTAGGAGCAGGATCAGTCTTAAACTCCTCCACTCCGTCAAATTCTGTTTTTGCCGGAGTTCCCGCAAAATTTATTTGCACGATTGAAGAATATGGTGATAAAGCATTGATTAATAATGTTTTATATCCAAGGGAATTAGAAAAAACCCGTGGTAATTTGGATGCATATATTAAAGAAAACCTTCCTCATACGTATAAACCAGTAAAATAA
- a CDS encoding glycosyltransferase, whose protein sequence is MSTKKIKILFRHRSMEMGGVEKVMLSLLNNLNRDLFDLTVLLSIDQGELRNEIPTHVRKVVLANGKESFSENKYLQKTQLLFRRIKLEKLRRNPKLIDDNYLRDSYDIEIGMTYNDFEPVLNSTQKNSKKIGWFHSEIDHPKLQVLVPKILEHFPQFDHMVYCSEKIKEMMHEDYPNLHYPKESVIINAIPIEEIKEKATEKITDLPKCPLFVSVGRLHTRKGYHKLLEVHAQLLKDGFEHSILIIGDGEELPNLLAQQNSLRVEKTFTFAGNKMNPYAYIKNADFFIMPSESEAWPLVIAEALILQKPIIATNVGDVALMIEHKKTGYLIDYDFDEMYASMKEFLTNKSLISELKENLVGIEEKFDNQKIFNEVEKIILNLAKTT, encoded by the coding sequence ATGTCAACTAAGAAAATAAAAATTCTCTTCCGCCACCGGTCGATGGAAATGGGCGGCGTAGAAAAAGTAATGCTCAGCTTGCTGAATAATCTTAATCGGGATTTATTTGATTTAACAGTGCTTTTAAGTATTGACCAGGGTGAATTAAGAAATGAAATTCCCACTCATGTAAGAAAAGTTGTTTTAGCAAACGGAAAAGAAAGTTTTTCTGAGAATAAATATCTTCAAAAAACTCAGCTTCTATTCCGAAGAATAAAACTTGAAAAATTAAGAAGAAATCCAAAACTCATTGACGACAATTATCTGAGAGATTCCTATGATATCGAAATCGGAATGACGTACAATGATTTCGAACCCGTTTTAAATTCAACTCAGAAAAATTCAAAAAAAATTGGCTGGTTTCATTCCGAAATTGATCATCCGAAACTGCAGGTTTTGGTGCCGAAAATTTTAGAACATTTTCCACAATTTGATCATATGGTTTATTGTTCCGAGAAAATTAAAGAGATGATGCACGAAGATTATCCAAATCTTCATTATCCAAAAGAAAGCGTGATTATCAACGCAATTCCTATTGAAGAAATTAAAGAGAAAGCTACCGAGAAGATTACAGATTTGCCGAAATGCCCCTTATTTGTATCCGTTGGAAGATTGCACACCCGTAAAGGCTATCACAAACTCCTGGAAGTTCATGCCCAACTTTTAAAAGACGGCTTTGAACATTCGATATTAATTATCGGTGACGGTGAAGAACTTCCTAATCTTTTGGCTCAACAAAATTCCTTACGAGTTGAAAAAACATTTACTTTTGCGGGTAATAAAATGAATCCGTACGCCTATATTAAAAATGCAGATTTTTTCATTATGCCCTCCGAATCTGAAGCCTGGCCTTTAGTCATCGCCGAAGCACTGATTTTACAAAAACCAATTATTGCAACCAATGTGGGTGATGTTGCACTAATGATTGAACATAAAAAAACGGGTTACCTCATCGATTATGATTTCGACGAAATGTATGCGTCGATGAAAGAATTTCTGACTAATAAATCCTTAATTTCAGAATTGAAAGAAAATCTCGTCGGAATCGAAGAAAAATTTGACAATCAGAAAATATTCAATGAGGTTGAAAAAATCATTCTTAATTTAGCAAAAACGACATAA
- a CDS encoding glycosyltransferase family 2 protein, producing MDILIKSFNRPFYLDRCLTSIYTFVSGDFNIKILDDGTPKKYLDKIEARFPQIEILKSAAYEEKTEAIKENLKKGTEINGFQIPINLWIEAAQNASDYFIIIEDDVWFTKDVDLNQLSQDCLKFDIHLLKLGWLGNFGDDEYLHIKPLTDQIDATLPHKLFLSNEKVMNAFFKNHFKFYTLLYKLGLVDNRTREKYWALNSILMGLYKKEYWLEIWKGMNGKVDEKRQLINSSVFYKKNRKNPNFISRLKNEAMKTTFQSSATNSYHEYGYDFDVNLFNHLINEAWFKGDFDSSENFPNDFTLSYFEEFIGDKISVEEFRKWVAEFKNQYQNLGADVN from the coding sequence ATGGATATTCTCATAAAATCCTTTAATCGCCCTTTCTATCTGGATCGTTGCTTAACTTCGATTTATACATTCGTTTCCGGAGATTTTAATATTAAAATATTAGACGATGGAACTCCGAAGAAATACTTAGATAAAATTGAAGCAAGATTTCCTCAAATCGAAATTTTGAAATCTGCCGCTTACGAGGAGAAAACAGAAGCGATTAAGGAAAACCTCAAGAAAGGCACCGAAATTAATGGCTTTCAAATTCCCATTAACTTGTGGATAGAAGCGGCCCAAAATGCTTCCGACTATTTTATCATCATAGAAGACGACGTTTGGTTTACAAAAGATGTGGATCTTAACCAATTATCCCAAGATTGTCTTAAGTTTGACATTCACCTTTTAAAATTAGGGTGGTTAGGGAATTTTGGAGATGATGAATACCTCCATATAAAACCTTTAACCGATCAAATTGACGCAACTTTACCTCATAAATTATTCTTGAGCAATGAAAAAGTAATGAATGCATTTTTTAAAAATCATTTCAAATTCTACACTTTACTCTATAAACTCGGACTCGTAGACAATCGAACAAGAGAAAAATATTGGGCTTTAAATTCCATTTTAATGGGCCTTTATAAAAAAGAATATTGGTTAGAAATATGGAAAGGAATGAACGGAAAAGTAGATGAAAAAAGACAGTTGATTAATTCTTCTGTTTTTTATAAAAAAAACCGCAAAAACCCGAACTTTATTTCGAGGTTAAAAAATGAGGCGATGAAAACAACTTTCCAATCTTCTGCGACGAATTCTTACCACGAATATGGCTATGATTTCGACGTGAATCTTTTTAACCATTTGATAAATGAGGCTTGGTTTAAAGGTGATTTTGATTCATCTGAAAACTTCCCAAACGATTTTACGCTCAGTTATTTCGAGGAATTTATAGGAGATAAAATTTCGGTGGAGGAATTTAGAAAATGGGTCGCTGAATTCAAAAATCAATATCAAAATTTGGGCGCCGATGTCAACTAA
- a CDS encoding glycosyltransferase family 2 protein gives MSVYNGEKFLREAVESILNQTYTNFEFLIIEDASTDKTPEILEEYKRRDSRIIIINKEKNKGPSGFIQNLNIGLKKATGKYIARMDADDISVPERFQKQIDFLEKNTEIFLVGSQVQCVNEHNSNTKLLRAPLNNIEIQKRMFKNISLFHPVIMFRNSTDLLYREKMLYCEDYDFYFRLMIQKYQFANIEEPLLRYRILGDSISRKDNKLIKWLFVEKARQFFQEQKKSGSDSYDLFEPENLLKILDIDFRSKAEDLLFASNVALKYQQYEDLTIILDKAKNSYPTDTRFNIYKNYLKIPKSILPYILKLTLK, from the coding sequence ATGTCTGTTTATAACGGAGAAAAATTTCTACGAGAAGCAGTAGAATCAATTTTAAACCAGACCTACACTAATTTCGAATTTCTCATTATTGAAGACGCTTCTACAGATAAAACTCCCGAAATTTTAGAAGAATATAAACGACGGGATTCAAGGATTATCATCATTAATAAAGAGAAAAATAAAGGACCGAGCGGCTTTATTCAAAATCTCAATATTGGTTTGAAAAAGGCGACAGGTAAGTATATTGCGCGAATGGACGCAGATGATATTTCAGTTCCAGAGCGTTTTCAAAAACAAATCGACTTTCTTGAGAAAAACACAGAAATATTTTTAGTCGGAAGTCAAGTTCAATGTGTCAACGAACATAACTCGAATACTAAATTACTGCGAGCGCCACTCAACAACATCGAAATTCAAAAGCGAATGTTTAAAAATATTTCATTGTTTCACCCGGTAATTATGTTTAGAAATTCGACCGATTTGTTATATCGCGAAAAAATGTTGTACTGCGAAGATTATGATTTCTATTTTAGATTAATGATCCAAAAATATCAATTTGCGAACATAGAAGAGCCTTTGCTGAGGTATAGAATTCTAGGCGATTCGATTTCCCGAAAAGACAATAAACTTATCAAGTGGCTATTTGTCGAAAAAGCAAGGCAGTTTTTTCAAGAGCAGAAAAAAAGTGGAAGTGATTCATACGATCTTTTTGAGCCTGAAAATCTTTTGAAAATATTAGATATAGACTTTAGAAGCAAAGCAGAAGATCTTCTATTTGCCAGCAACGTTGCTTTGAAATATCAACAATATGAGGATTTGACAATCATCTTAGATAAAGCGAAAAATAGTTATCCCACTGATACACGATTTAATATTTATAAAAATTATTTGAAAATACCGAAATCGATTCTTCCATACATTTTAAAATTAACTTTAAAATAA
- a CDS encoding acyltransferase, giving the protein MKLFSKVFLRILKSKNLGILHDHRNIEIGINFKFGDFCTFIFNPELKTVRFNNKINLRNYINLLVGKEAELVMGNGVFLNNYCSINCLERIEIGDDTLFGEGVKLYDHNHQYSTDPEFIVEHQKFNTAPIKIGRNCWLGSNVTVLKGVTIGDHVIVGAGVLVYKDIPANSIVKLKQEVDIKYSNIIR; this is encoded by the coding sequence ATGAAATTGTTTTCAAAGGTTTTTTTGAGGATTTTGAAAAGTAAAAATTTAGGGATTCTTCACGATCATCGCAATATCGAAATCGGCATTAATTTTAAATTTGGTGATTTCTGCACTTTCATTTTTAATCCAGAATTAAAAACGGTAAGGTTTAACAACAAAATAAATCTCCGCAATTACATCAATTTATTGGTCGGAAAAGAGGCCGAACTTGTTATGGGAAATGGTGTCTTTTTAAATAATTATTGTTCAATTAATTGTTTAGAAAGAATTGAAATCGGAGACGATACATTGTTTGGTGAAGGCGTGAAATTGTACGATCATAATCATCAATATTCTACGGATCCAGAATTTATTGTGGAACATCAAAAATTTAATACCGCCCCAATTAAAATTGGCAGAAACTGTTGGTTAGGCAGCAATGTTACCGTATTGAAAGGGGTTACCATTGGCGATCATGTAATTGTCGGTGCCGGAGTTTTGGTCTATAAAGACATTCCTGCTAACAGTATCGTGAAACTAAAACAGGAAGTTGATATCAAATATTCTAACATTATCCGATGA
- a CDS encoding glycosyltransferase: MNPLVTVSIPLYKCEDFLRACLESVRLQTYLNIEVTLINDETPDNSVEIAEQFIKDHNLQNWKIYHLEKNAGLSVVRNKGIDTAKGKYLFFLDSDDTITPDCISILVEISEKTGAEMTMSQLECEQLETGEKSICIKIQSDKEIIVGNEEILEDFANSELVTYAVNKLFLVDFIRKNKIYFIPGLFAQDELWTFHLVLKLDKIAIYKGITYTYFLHSKSVIHNRNKRNFDNWFTIGKYIDEALNEEKNKYRKKLILKYLINYKSLTLLMNWKAQKNAVLWKESYRNYKTLSSLSLFHYFSKDFSTSLKKTNLFIQLPTNLGFKFFKWRYNR, translated from the coding sequence ATGAATCCTTTGGTTACTGTTTCTATTCCGCTCTATAAATGTGAAGATTTTTTACGGGCGTGCCTGGAATCTGTTCGTCTACAAACTTATCTAAATATTGAAGTAACGTTAATCAACGATGAAACGCCAGACAATAGTGTTGAAATCGCAGAGCAGTTTATTAAGGATCATAACCTGCAAAATTGGAAAATTTACCATCTGGAAAAAAACGCTGGTTTGTCGGTGGTTCGAAACAAAGGAATTGATACTGCCAAAGGAAAATATCTTTTTTTTCTAGACAGCGACGATACGATTACGCCCGATTGTATTTCAATCTTGGTTGAAATTTCGGAGAAAACAGGCGCGGAAATGACCATGTCTCAACTGGAATGTGAACAATTGGAAACAGGCGAGAAATCAATTTGCATTAAAATTCAGTCCGACAAGGAAATTATTGTAGGAAATGAGGAGATTTTAGAAGATTTTGCAAATTCTGAATTGGTTACCTACGCTGTAAACAAACTTTTTTTGGTGGATTTTATTCGTAAAAACAAAATTTATTTTATACCGGGATTATTTGCGCAAGATGAATTGTGGACATTTCATCTCGTTTTGAAATTAGATAAAATCGCTATTTATAAAGGGATAACGTACACGTATTTTCTTCACAGTAAATCTGTAATTCATAATAGAAACAAGCGCAATTTCGACAATTGGTTTACGATTGGGAAATATATTGATGAAGCTTTAAACGAAGAGAAAAATAAATATCGAAAAAAATTAATTCTGAAATATCTTATCAATTATAAATCGCTCACACTTCTCATGAACTGGAAAGCGCAGAAAAATGCAGTTTTGTGGAAGGAAAGTTATCGGAATTATAAAACCCTTTCCAGTTTATCGCTGTTTCATTATTTTTCAAAAGATTTTTCAACTTCCTTAAAAAAGACCAATTTATTTATTCAACTTCCCACCAATTTGGGATTTAAATTTTTTAAATGGCGGTATAACAGGTAA
- a CDS encoding glycosyltransferase — protein sequence MKKKILFEVDIKDWAFYFMVKSWSLKLADEYDCYYVCNDVYRIKELTEISSFKKFALNFISKIRFQFYRLFSPQNKKVQVIHSSGNYSYPKYTKPFVTPFIDETKHLEILNFDYVVSMAYFFQYIAEIPFTGRKNLVGIFNDCFPHLGPEYDIKTKTNVNSLSRAEFFEQYLKHYDFLLLANDNLIRAYSDYTDRLEFALGIYKEECFGQIKTKSDLFTLGWTGNPNRPVKGFFEIIEPAVQKVLQTGRKIRLKTSFNASYEEMIEFYNDVDLAVIASSGDGAPTMFCEASLSNIPSISTFIGLPSMVIQDGINGMFINRDIDEMAQAIIYLHDNQDVLNKYAKRIKKDYLDIMSNEKNILKIRKVLQKLN from the coding sequence ATGAAGAAAAAAATACTTTTTGAAGTTGATATAAAAGATTGGGCTTTCTATTTTATGGTAAAATCTTGGTCGCTAAAATTAGCAGACGAATATGATTGTTACTACGTTTGCAATGATGTTTACCGCATCAAAGAACTTACGGAAATAAGCTCTTTTAAAAAATTTGCTTTAAACTTCATTTCCAAAATCCGTTTCCAATTTTATCGCTTATTTTCTCCCCAAAATAAAAAAGTTCAGGTCATTCATTCTTCTGGAAATTATTCATATCCAAAGTATACCAAACCATTTGTAACGCCGTTTATTGATGAAACCAAACACCTCGAAATTCTCAATTTTGATTACGTGGTTTCTATGGCGTATTTTTTTCAATACATCGCTGAAATTCCCTTTACCGGACGTAAGAATTTGGTTGGGATCTTTAACGATTGTTTCCCACATCTTGGCCCAGAATACGACATCAAAACCAAAACTAATGTTAATTCACTTTCACGCGCTGAATTTTTTGAACAATATTTAAAACATTACGATTTTCTGCTACTCGCCAATGACAATCTTATTCGCGCATACAGCGATTACACCGATCGATTAGAGTTTGCGCTTGGAATTTATAAAGAAGAATGTTTCGGACAAATTAAAACTAAAAGCGACCTATTCACTTTAGGTTGGACTGGAAACCCGAACCGCCCTGTTAAAGGTTTTTTTGAAATTATAGAACCGGCCGTCCAGAAAGTATTGCAAACCGGTAGAAAAATTCGACTTAAAACCTCCTTCAATGCATCTTACGAAGAAATGATCGAGTTTTATAATGATGTAGATTTGGCCGTAATCGCCTCCAGTGGTGATGGCGCTCCTACGATGTTTTGTGAAGCAAGTCTTTCTAATATCCCTTCGATATCAACATTTATTGGATTACCATCGATGGTAATTCAAGATGGAATTAATGGCATGTTTATAAATCGAGATATCGATGAAATGGCTCAGGCGATTATTTATTTACATGACAATCAAGATGTTTTGAATAAATATGCGAAAAGGATTAAAAAGGATTATTTAGATATAATGAGCAACGAAAAAAATATTCTGAAAATTCGAAAAGTACTCCAGAAATTAAATTAG
- a CDS encoding glycosyltransferase family 2 protein, giving the protein MLFTVFTPTYNRGYLLDRLFQSLSRQTVRNFEWLIVDDGSTDDTEELVTQFIDVADFPIRYVKQKNQGKHIAINYAINNAAGKWFLTIDSDDFLANDCLETCQLLSTETENNKFGGFTFIHAPEEMFSEKKTYDIKKWTEYNSYQWEFAGEMVYVFKVEVIKKHPFPIFENENFCQESVQIIPIIKNYKILFTNYILAFGEYLEDGLSQNLYQRLLENPRYALLSFRTKLSVAKTSEDKKLLARNYWDVVLKTKQPKIKSFLSFPFQLNAFILLEKVRKKFSH; this is encoded by the coding sequence ATGCTATTCACCGTTTTTACTCCAACTTATAATCGCGGTTACTTATTAGATCGGCTTTTTCAGAGTTTGTCTCGCCAAACGGTTCGTAATTTCGAGTGGTTAATTGTTGATGATGGTTCGACTGATGATACCGAAGAATTAGTTACTCAGTTTATTGACGTCGCTGATTTTCCTATTCGATATGTGAAGCAAAAAAATCAGGGAAAGCATATCGCTATTAATTACGCAATAAATAACGCGGCAGGAAAATGGTTTTTAACGATAGACAGCGATGATTTTCTCGCGAATGACTGTCTAGAAACCTGTCAACTTCTCTCCACAGAAACTGAAAATAACAAATTTGGTGGATTTACATTTATTCACGCGCCGGAAGAAATGTTCTCAGAAAAAAAGACGTACGATATAAAAAAATGGACGGAGTATAATAGTTATCAATGGGAATTCGCGGGTGAAATGGTTTATGTTTTTAAAGTTGAAGTAATTAAAAAACATCCTTTTCCCATATTTGAAAACGAAAATTTTTGTCAGGAAAGTGTGCAAATAATACCGATAATTAAAAATTACAAAATTCTTTTCACTAATTACATTTTAGCATTTGGAGAATATTTAGAAGACGGTTTAAGTCAGAATTTATACCAGAGATTGCTGGAAAATCCGCGATATGCGCTGCTGTCTTTTCGAACTAAACTGAGCGTTGCGAAAACGAGCGAGGATAAAAAATTGCTTGCGAGAAATTATTGGGATGTGGTGTTGAAAACTAAACAGCCAAAAATTAAATCTTTTTTGAGTTTTCCATTTCAATTAAATGCTTTTATCTTACTGGAAAAAGTGAGGAAAAAATTCAGTCATTGA